The genome window CGCCACCAGGACGGCGATGATGGCAATGACGACGAGGAGCTCAATCAGGGTGAAGCCGCGCCGGGACCCGAACAACGAACGAGACATGACAGACCTCCGAACTGGAGAAGAAAGACCTCGAACAGCAGACAGGACGAGGAAGCGCGCAGTCCTACCACGAGGACCACGCGGCGCGCGACCTGAGCGTCTCTCCCGAACGGGAATGCGAATGACGCCAAGCGCAGCATCACCAGCGGGCCGCGCGCCTCATGGCGATGAGGACGCGCCCGCAACACAGCCGACCCCCGCCGAGCATTCACTCAACGGAAGCCCCTTCTCGACAGCCGCTCTCCCCCAAAAGGAGAGAGGAACCGCCTACCACAACACAGAGGCCGCAGCCCCTTCCACCCGCGGACCGTCGACCGGAACGCGGGAATCTCCATCCTGAACCGGCTTCCACACCAGGCCACTTCCGGCCCGCCGCACCGCCGTCAGTCGATTTTCTCTTTCAGAACCCGCACCGCCTCTTCGACGGTCCCTTCACGGAAGGTTTTCACGAGACTGGCATGCTCCTCGTAGATGTCCATCGGATTCGTGCAGCGCCGCTGGGCCCGGCGGAAGTGGGAGCGGATCCGCCCCACCAGCGTGTCCCAGATCGAAATCAGGTCCGGCTGCCCCGCGCGATCGAGCAGGAACCGGTGAAAGGCAATATCGAGTTCCGCGAGGGCGTGATAATCCGCCTTCTCGCAGGCCGGGCGCATCTGCGCGACGATCTCTTCCCACTGCGAAAAGTCGTCTTCCGTCAGCTCGTCGAAAATGAGCTGGAGAGCATGTGCCTCGATCGTTCTTCGAATCGGGACGATCAGGCGGCGAATGGTTTTGGGAGCCTCGGGAGCCACGACCGCTCCGCAGTTGGGACGGGTCTGCAACAGCCCGAGCTGGGACAACCTCTGGACCGCCTCGCGGACCAGCCCGCGACCGACGTTAAACCGCTTGGCGAGCTCCGCCTCGGTGACCCGCAGACCTTCCGGCATGCGGCCGGACAGGATCTCGCGGCGAATCTCCGCGACGATCTCATTGGCGCCGATGGGCGAGGAGACCTCTGCAGCCGAAGGACGCGGACGGCCAGGCATAGCGACTCACCGGAGTGATGGATCCGACCGCCCATTAGACCATCGTGGCACTCGGCCACTTTCAGGCGGCGGACATGTTTGTACACAACCCACATCCGATTGTCTACAATCCGGATTTCATTTTTTCTTCGCGATCGTGGACAACGCGGCGCCGATTGTCTACAATCCGCCCTCGTGGCCCTGGCCGTTTCCGATTCAACCCTGTCCCCCGACAGTGAGTGGTGGAATGCCGTTGGCGTCCCGATCTCCCGGTGTTTTCCGAAGCCATTCGGGAGCGGTGTTGAGATCGGACGATGCGAGGCGGGCCACTTCTGTGCAGCGGTTTGCTCAAGTTCTCGTGGCCTGCACGCTCTTATTGGCCGGAAGCTCTACCTGGGGAGCGGAAGCGGCGTCCGATCGCGAAGGGATCGCCTACTTCGAAAAAGAAGTCCGGCCGCTGCTCCTGGAGCACTGCGGCAAATGCCACGGCGCGGCGAAGCAGTGGGCCGACCTGCGGCTCGACACGCGAGCGGGCTTTCTCAAAGGGGGCGAGAACGGCCCTGTCGTCGTTCCGGGAAAGCCCGACGAGAGCCGACTCATTGAGGCGGTCCGCTACCAGGGGGAGACGCAGATGCCCCCGGACGCGCCGCTCAAGCCCGAGCAGGTCGCGGTCCTCGAACGCTGGGTCCGGATCGGCGCCCCGTGGCCCGAAGTTGATCCCGCGGTTGCGACTTCCAAAGAGCAGGTGTGGCGCGAGCACTGGGCGTTCCAGCCGGTCGCCCGCGTCACCCCTCCGGACAATCCCGACCTGGCCTCCGTCGCGTCTCCCGTCGACCGGTTCGTTCAGCAGCGACTCAAGGAGGCGGGGCTCGCGTCGTCGCCCGCCGCAGACCGCCGGACGCTGATCCGCCGCGTCACGTACGATCTCACGGGGCTCCCGCCGTCGCCCGCCGAAGTTGAAGCGTTTGTTGGCGACTCCCGGCCGGAGGCGTACGAGGAACTCGTCGAGCGGCTCCTCGCCTCCCCGCACTACGGCGAACAGTGGGCCCGGCACTGGCTCGATGTCGCCCGCTACTCGGACACCAAAGGCTACGTCTACGCCCGCGAGGAGCGGTTCTGGGTCCACGCCCCCGCCTACCGCGACTGGGTCGTCTCCGCCTTCAACCGCGACCTCCCCTACGACCGGTTCCTCCTCCTCCAGATCGCCGCCGATCAGGTCGCTCCCGAAGACCCCGCCTCCACGGCCGCGATGGGATTCCTGACGCTCGGCCGCCGCTTCCTGGGGGTGACGCACGACATCATCGATGACCGGATCGACGTCGTGACCCGCGGCACGATGGGGCTCACCGTCGCCTGCGCCCGCTGCCACGATCACAAGTACGATCCGATCCCGACCGCCGATTACTACTCGCTCTACGGGGTCTTCCTGAACTCGACCGAAGAGCTCGTCCGGATCGGCGACGGCGCGTCGAGCGCGGCCGGATACGCCGAGTTCGACAAGGAGTTCCAGACCCGCCTCGGAAAGCTCCAGGAGACGACCGCCTCCCGCCACAAGGAGGCGGCGGACCGGGTCCGCAGCCGCGTCACCGATTATCTCGTGGCCCAGACCGAACTCTCGAAGTACCCCGAAGAGGGCTTTGATCAGATCCTCGCGACGACCGACCTGATCCCGACGTTCGTCCGCCGCTGGGAGGCGTTCCTCAACCAGTCGACCCGCGCCGCGGATCCGGTCTTCGCCCCGTGGTCCCGCCTCTCGGCCCTCTCCGCCGAGGAGTTCGCCGCGAAGTCCCCGGACGTCCTACGCGAACTCGCCGCCTCCGGCGGAACGCCCGTCAACCCGCGGATCCTCGCCGCCCTGCAGCCGGCTCCAGCGACAATGCGGGAGGTCGCCGAGCGGTACGGAAAAGTCTTCAGCGACACGGACGCCGAATGGAAAGCGCTGTCCGAGGCAGCCGCCAAGGAGAAGCAGTCGGAGCCAACCGGCCTCGCCGATCCCGCCGCCGAAGAACTCCGACAAGTCCTGTACTCTCCCGCCTCCCCCTGTCTGGTCCCGCCCGAAGCGGTCGTCTCGACGGAAGGCTACTTCGACTCCAACGTCTGCACGGAGCTGTGGAAGCTCCAGGGGGACGTCGACCGCTGGCTGATCCAGTCGCCCCTCGCGCCGCCGCACGCGGTCCGGCTCGTCGACCGGCAGCTGATCCGCCCCTCCCGCGTCTTCCGCCGCGGCAACCCCAAGACCCGCGGCGATGAAATCAGCCGCCACTTCCTGAGCGTCGTCGCCGGACCGACTCCGAAGCCGTTCGAAAAGGGCAGCGGACGGCTGGAGCTGGCGCGGGCCATCGTCGATCCGGCGAATCCGTTCACCGCGCGGGTCTGGGTCAACCGGATCTGGCAGCATCACTTCGGGACCGGCTTCGTCGACACGCCGAGCGACTTCGGGATCCGGGCCGAGCGTCCGAGCCATCCGGAACTCCTCGACTGGCTGGCGACGCAGCTCGTCGAGAACGGCTGGAGCACGAAGCACATCCACCGCCTGATCCTCCTCTCGGATGCCTATCGTCAGCAGTCCGCCGCTCCAGCCGACGTCGCGCTCGCAGCGCGGGCGACGCAGATCGATCCCGAGAACCGGCTCCTGTGGCGGATGAACGCCCGGCGGCTGACCTTCGAAGAGTTCCGCGACACCCTGCTGACGGTCTCGGGCCGCCTCGATCCCCAGGCGGGGGGGCGGGCCGCGGATCTCCTGGCGGGGAACGGCCTCGCCCATCGCCGCCGCACGCTCTACGGCCTCGTCGACCGCCAGTTCCTCCCCTCGGTCCTGCGGGTCTTCGACTTCGCCAACCCCGACCTCCACATCCCCCAGCGGAGCGAAACGACGGTTCCGCAGCAGGCCCTCTTCGCCCTGAACCATCCGTTCGTCGCCGACGAAGCCAAGGCGGTCGTGGCCCAGGCCGCCACGCAGAGTCTCGCCAGCTCGGCCGACACCGTCCGCAGCCTGTACCGGTCGATCTACCAGCGCGAGCCGACCCCGACGCAGCTCGCCCAGGCGCAGGCCTTCCTCGATTCGCCGGTCACCGAGCCCGAGTCCCGCCCGCGTCCCGAGTCGCTCGCCTGGCAGTACGGCTACGGCGAGCTCGACGATGCCACCAAGACCCTCAAAGGCTTCGCCCGGCTTCCGCACTTCACCGGT of Planctomyces sp. SH-PL14 contains these proteins:
- a CDS encoding GntR family transcriptional regulator — encoded protein: MPGRPRPSAAEVSSPIGANEIVAEIRREILSGRMPEGLRVTEAELAKRFNVGRGLVREAVQRLSQLGLLQTRPNCGAVVAPEAPKTIRRLIVPIRRTIEAHALQLIFDELTEDDFSQWEEIVAQMRPACEKADYHALAELDIAFHRFLLDRAGQPDLISIWDTLVGRIRSHFRRAQRRCTNPMDIYEEHASLVKTFREGTVEEAVRVLKEKID
- a CDS encoding PSD1 and planctomycete cytochrome C domain-containing protein, translating into MQRFAQVLVACTLLLAGSSTWGAEAASDREGIAYFEKEVRPLLLEHCGKCHGAAKQWADLRLDTRAGFLKGGENGPVVVPGKPDESRLIEAVRYQGETQMPPDAPLKPEQVAVLERWVRIGAPWPEVDPAVATSKEQVWREHWAFQPVARVTPPDNPDLASVASPVDRFVQQRLKEAGLASSPAADRRTLIRRVTYDLTGLPPSPAEVEAFVGDSRPEAYEELVERLLASPHYGEQWARHWLDVARYSDTKGYVYAREERFWVHAPAYRDWVVSAFNRDLPYDRFLLLQIAADQVAPEDPASTAAMGFLTLGRRFLGVTHDIIDDRIDVVTRGTMGLTVACARCHDHKYDPIPTADYYSLYGVFLNSTEELVRIGDGASSAAGYAEFDKEFQTRLGKLQETTASRHKEAADRVRSRVTDYLVAQTELSKYPEEGFDQILATTDLIPTFVRRWEAFLNQSTRAADPVFAPWSRLSALSAEEFAAKSPDVLRELAASGGTPVNPRILAALQPAPATMREVAERYGKVFSDTDAEWKALSEAAAKEKQSEPTGLADPAAEELRQVLYSPASPCLVPPEAVVSTEGYFDSNVCTELWKLQGDVDRWLIQSPLAPPHAVRLVDRQLIRPSRVFRRGNPKTRGDEISRHFLSVVAGPTPKPFEKGSGRLELARAIVDPANPFTARVWVNRIWQHHFGTGFVDTPSDFGIRAERPSHPELLDWLATQLVENGWSTKHIHRLILLSDAYRQQSAAPADVALAARATQIDPENRLLWRMNARRLTFEEFRDTLLTVSGRLDPQAGGRAADLLAGNGLAHRRRTLYGLVDRQFLPSVLRVFDFANPDLHIPQRSETTVPQQALFALNHPFVADEAKAVVAQAATQSLASSADTVRSLYRSIYQREPTPTQLAQAQAFLDSPVTEPESRPRPESLAWQYGYGELDDATKTLKGFARLPHFTGAAWQGADQWPGGGLGWLQLTADGGHTGDNLQHSVVRRWTAPRDGMFSVASTAIHEVAAGDGVRCYIVASRGGLLKSVDLHNRKEEMNVESIALQKGDTLDFVVDLHANLNSEQHLWAPVVRELPTAVSSGASSAGNPDEPRLWDAHRDFAGPPPIRLTRMEQLAQVLLVSNELMFVD